One Panicum virgatum strain AP13 chromosome 9K, P.virgatum_v5, whole genome shotgun sequence genomic region harbors:
- the LOC120651000 gene encoding BTB/POZ and MATH domain-containing protein 1-like → MPPLPAPPCTTATRSAIVAGTVTGHHLLDVEGYSRTKELFSNGACTNSLPFTVGGRSWHISYYPNGRDPGSADFVSIFVGLEVDQLCAEPVAARVQFGLLDRAGKAAPSHTLHALFRSTDGFCFGFPKFIKRADLENSEYLKDDRFTIRCDITTAKKLRKEWRRASSSRFLDVPPSDLHRHLGDLLASKEGADVTFHVAGETFQAHRSVLASRSPVFRAELFSPMTEGGAAAVVEIDDMDGQAFRALLEFVYTDALPEDMTPEEEAVMCQHLLVAADRYGMERLKLVCEDRLCRHVTVGSAATILALAEQHRCHGLKDACFRFLEPPAVLNAVAAAEGFEHLARSCPSVVKDLIFKITDC, encoded by the coding sequence ATGCCGCCCCTGCCAGCGCCCCCGTGCACCACCGCCACGCGCTCCGCCATCGTCGCCGGCACGGTGACCGGGCACCACCTGCTGGACGTCGAGGGGTACTCGCGCACCAAGGAGCTGTTCTCCAACGGCGCCTGCACCAACTCCCTCCCTTTCACCGTCGGCGGCCGATCCTGGCACATCTCCTACTACCCCAACGGCCGCGACCCCGGGAGCGCCGACTTCGTCTCCATCTTCGTCGGTCTCGAGGTCGACCAGCTCTGCGCCGAGCCCGTGGCGGCGCGGGTCCAGTTCGGCCTGCTCGATCGAGCCGGGAAGGCGGCGCCGTCGCACACCCTGCACGCGCTGTTCCGCTCCACCGACGGCTTCTGCTTCGGCTTCCCTAAGTTCATCAAGAGGGCCGACCTGGAGAACTCGGAGTATCTCAAGGACGACCGCTTCACTATCAGGTGCGACATCACCACCGCCAAGAAGCTCCGCAAGGAGTGGAGGAGAGCGTCGTCGTCCCGGTTCCTTGATGTGCCGCCGTCTGACCTGCACCGACACCTCGGCGACCTCCTCGCGTCCAAGGAAGGCGCCGACGTCACGTTCCACGTCGCCGGCGAGACGTTCCAAGCGCACAGGAGCGTCCTCGCGTCCCGGTCGCCGGTCTTCAGGGCGGAGCTCTTCAGCCCGATGAcggagggcggcgccgcggccgttgTCGAGATAGACGACATGGATGGGCAGGCGTTCAGGGCCCTGCTCGAGTTCGTGTACACCGATGCCTTGCCGGAGGACATGACCCCGGAGGAGGAAGCTGTGATGTGCCAGCATCTGCTGGTTGCTGCGGACAGGTACGGCATGGAGAGGCTCAAGCTAGTGTGCGAGGACAGGCTTTGCCGGCATGTCACCGTGGGCTCCGCCGCGACCATCCTGGCTTTGGCCGAGCAGCACCGGTGCCATGGCCTCAAGGACGCGTGCTTCCGGTTCCTCGAGCCCCCGGCTGTTCTCAATGCCGTAGCAGCAGCCGAAGGCTTTGAGCATTTGGCTAGAAGCTGCCCCTCTGTTGTGAAAGATCTAATCTTTAAGATCACTGACTGTTAA